From a region of the Panicum virgatum strain AP13 chromosome 2K, P.virgatum_v5, whole genome shotgun sequence genome:
- the LOC120694473 gene encoding uncharacterized protein LOC120694473 codes for MEREVVQVEEEDEEEVACECCGFTEECTAPYIAGVRARYGGRWICGLCGDAVGEELGRASPPISPAEALDRHACVCRRASAPPSPAGSPDDLIAALRLLLRRRLGSPAPLPAPRRVRSTPSSPGRDHPLPIAASVATARGAGSSLARTGSCFAALVE; via the coding sequence ATGGAGAGGGAGGTCGTCcaagtggaggaggaggacgaagagGAGGTGGCGTGCGAGTGCTGCGGCTTCACGGAGGAGTGCACGGCGCCGTACATCGCGGGGGTGCGCGCGCGGTACGGGGGCCGGTGGATCTGCGGCCTGTGCGGGGACGCCGTCGGCGAGGAGCTCGGCCGCGCGTCCCCGCCCATCTCCCCCGCCGAGGCGCTCGACCGCCACGCCTGCGTCTGCCGCCGggcgtccgcgccgccgtcccccgcTGGGAGCCCCGACGACCTCATCGCCGCGCTGCGCCTGCTCCTGCGCCGCAGGCtggggtcgccggcgccgctgccggccccGAGGAGGGTGCGCTCCACGCCCAGCAGCCCCGGGCGCGACCACCCGCTCCCCatcgccgcctccgtcgccacCGCCAGGGGCGCCGGGAGCTCGCTCGCAAGGACGGGGAGCTGCTTCGCCGCGCTCGTGGAATGA
- the LOC120694474 gene encoding protein STRICTOSIDINE SYNTHASE-LIKE 4-like: protein MALGLFAAAVLAAAASLAAHVGLNCPIELVPSPTPPPPPPPNNLLQRLEKLGEGALDAPEDVHVDAAAGGALYTATRDGWLHRMHPGNGSWERWRFVGGTGLLGLTPSADGTMLVCDADKGLLRVGEEGVTLLASEVDGSPIRFADAAIEASDGAVYFSDASTRFGFDRWFHDFFESRATGRLLRYDPRTGHTTVVLDRLGFANGVALPRDEAFVVVCESSRFRCMKVWLKGEKAGHAETFVENLPGCPDNIRLGSDGYFWIALLPSRSPWMDLITRWSLTKRVVATFPALLEWSKSTMKGAMVAQVSEGGDIVRVLDDSQGKVINFVTSANEFNGDIFLGSLATNFIGKLSLAQVTTLEQGTAASS, encoded by the exons ATGGCGCTTGgcctcttcgccgccgccgtgctggcggcggcggcgtcgctcgCGGCCCACGTGGGGCTCAACTGCCCAATCGAGCTGGTGCCgtcgcccacgccgccgcccccgccgcctcccaaCAACCTCCTCCAG AGGCTGGAGAAGCTGGGGGAAGGGGCGCTGGACGCGCCGGAGGACGTGCacgtggacgcggcggcgggcggcgcgctgtACACGGCCACGAGGGACGGGTGGCTGCACAGGATGCACCCCGGCAACGGGTCCTGGGAGCGGTGGCGCTTCGTCGGCGGCACCGGCCTGCTCGGGCTCACGCCGTCCGCCGACGGCACCATGCTCGTCTGCGACGCCGACAAA GGACTTTTGAGAGTTGGGGAGGAAGGAGTGACCCTTCTTGCTTCGGAGGTCGATGGCTCCCCGATCAG GTTCGCGGACGCGGCGATCGAGGCCTCCGACGGCGCGGTCTACTTCAGCGACGCCAGCACCCGGTTCGGCTTCGACAGGTGGTTCCACGACTTCTTCGAGTCccgcgccaccggccgcctcctccgctaCGACCCGCGCACGGGCCACACCACCGTCGTGCTCGACCGCCTCGGCTTCGCCAACGGCGTCGCCCTGCCGAGGGACGAGGCCTTCGTCGTCGTCTGCGAGTCCAGCAG GTTCAGATGCATGAAGGTGTGGCTGAAAGGGGAGAAGGCTGGCCACGCCGAGACGTTCGTGGAGAACCTCCCGGGGTGCCCAGACAACATCCGCCTCGGATCAGATGGCTACTTCTGGATCGCCCTCCTCCCG TCGAGGTCGCCATGGATGGACCTGATCACCCGCTGGAGCTTGACGAAGAGAGTCGTCGCCACGTTCCCGGCGCTCCTCGAGTGGAGCAAGTCAACGATGAAGGGAGCCATGGTGGCCCAGGTGTCGGAGGGCGGCGACATCGTCCGGGTGCTCGACGACTCTCAAGGGAAGGTGATCAACTTCGTCACCTCGGCGAACGAGTTTAACGGGGACATCTTCCTCGGAAGCCTCGCGACCAACTTCATCGGGAAGTTATCCCTTGCACAGGTGACAACACTGGAGCAGGGCACAGCAGCTTCTTCGTAG
- the LOC120694476 gene encoding uncharacterized protein LOC120694476, translated as MDEFARAVEDGLKLSKRLVLPGGLPPPRPPSGMDRTVSAAAAAGPDPRLLPTAPMAYAVVTDPGAVDTPDVPSYQPYVYGRLDPPAMIPLQMKEVDLAVDCALDAAHVTLRARWWLHCITRSRECDVRLVVPMGEQGSILGAEVTIGRRSCKTQVIEVEDRTVENHVNLESGGLLKPQLFFLTISQVEGGADIYATFRWSQKLLYDNGRFSVDIPFRFPYFVNPLPKVFMKREKIQLTVNSGFNKEVLLQGTSHPLKEKGRQGDKLSFMHEAVVENWSSKDFNFSYSVYSADLSGAVLVQPATLRDYDDRDMFCIFLLPGSGNRKVFRKAVVFIVDTSGSMQGKPLDNVKHAMSTALSELAQGDYFNIITFNDELHSFSSCLEQVNEKTIASATDWMNSNFVAEGGTDIMHPLSEAMALLSSVHDVLPQIYLITDGSVDDEHNICQTMKTEITNRGSKSPRISTFGLGLHCNHYFLRMLASIGKGHYDAALETASIENRILKWFGRASSTIVANISMDDIKHLDDFEVDSEYIPDISAKSPLCVSGKYHGKFPDTVIVKGYLADMNEISIELKVQHLKEIPLDKVLITRQINLLTSKAWLSANRQLERKVIKLSIQNGVPSEYTEMVLLETYLDKVDATQKVKQKLKGKKGPEERRIPIYGLKLGFGDKDATRENFITGFGDVRPAEKSVILKKASGCCSRLADCFCCMCCIKACNRMNDQCAIVMAQVCAALSCLGCYECCAEVCCGGSES; from the exons atggacgAGTTCGCGCGCGCGGTGGAGGACGGGCTCAAGCTCTCGAAGCGGCTCGTTCTCCCGGGcgggctcccgccgccgcgcccgccctcGGGGATGGACCGCAccgtgtcggcggcggccgcggcggggcccgACCCGCGGCTGCTGCCCACGGCGCCCATGGCGTACGCGGTCGTCACCGACCCGGGTGCCGTCGACACCCCCGACGTGCCCAGCTACCAGCCCTACGTGTACGGTCGCCTCGACCCGCCCGCGATGATCCCGCTGCAGATGAAGGAGGTCGACCTGGCCGTCGACTGCGCGCTCGACGCCGCGCACGTCACGCTGCGCGCGCGGTGGTGGCTGCACTGCATCACGCGCAGCCGCGAGTGCGACGTGCGACTCGTCGTGCCCATGGGCGAGCAG GGTTCAATTCTAGGCGCTGAGGTTACCATTGGAAGAAGATCATGTAAAACTCAAGTAATTGAAGTAGAAGACCGTACTGTGGAGAATCATGTAAACCTTGAGAGTGGCGGTCTTCTGAAGCCCCAATTGTTTTTCTTGACAATATCTCAG GTTGAGGGTGGAGCAGATATATATGCTACATTTCGATGGTCTCAGAAATTACTGTATGACAATGGTCGCTTCTCTGTCGACATACCTTTTCGTTTTCCTTACTTTGTCAACCCGCTACCAAAAGTCTTCATGAAGAGGGAAAAAATTCAGTTGACTGTGAACAGTGGTTTCAATAAAGAGGTTTTATTGCAAGGAACTAGCCACCCGTTGAAG gAAAAGGGTAGGCAAGGTGATAAATTGTCTTTCATGCATGAAGCTGTTGTTGAGAATTGGTCAAGCAAAGATTTCAATTTCTCGTACAGC GTTTACTCTGCTGATTTGTCTGGTGCTGTGCTTGTCCAACCTGCAACATTGCGTGACTATGATGACAGAGATATGTTCTGCATTTTTCTTCTACCTGGAAGTGGCAACAGAAAG GTATTCAGAAAAGCAGTTGTGTTTATTGTTGACACAAGTGGAAGCATGCAAGGAAAGCCTCTTGATAATGTCAAGCATGCGATGTCTACTGCTCTTTCAGAGCTTGCGCAAGGGGATTACTTCAACATTATAACATTTAATGACGAGCTTCACTCATTCTCTTCATGTTTAGAGCAAGTAAATGAAAAAACAATAGCAAGCGCGACTGATTGGATGAACTCAAACTTTGTTGCGGAGGGCGGCACAGATATTATGCATCCGTTGAGTGAG GCAATGGCGTTGCTATCTAGTGTCCATGATGTCCTTCCACAAATATATCTCATTACTGATGGTTCTGTTGATGACGAACATAACATCTGCCAAACTATGAAAACAGAGATAACGAACAGAGGATCAAAATCTCCCCGCATTTCTACTTTTGGACTAG GATTGCATTGCAACCACTATTTCCTGCGCATGCTTGCGTCAATTGGCAAGGGACATTATGATGCTGCACTTGAGACAG CATCAATTGAGAATCGTATTCTCAAGTGGTTCGGGAGAGCATCAAGTACAATTGTGGCAAACATCTCCATGGATGATATAAAACATCTTGACGATTTTGAA GTGGATTCTGAGTACATTCCAGACATTTCAGCAAAATCTCCTCTATGTGTATCTGGGAAGTACCATGGCAAATTCCCTGACACGGTTATAGTTAAAGGTTACTTGGCTGACATGAATGAAATCTCGATTGAACTGAAGGTCCAACATCTAAAAGAAATACCTCTTGACAAA GTGTTGATTACACGGCAGATTAATCTTTTGACATCAAAGGCATGGCTTTCTGCAAACAGGCAACTGGAGAGAAAG GTGATTAAATTAAGCATACAAAATGGTGTTCCGTCAGAATACACAGAGATGGTCTTACTTGAAACTTATCTGGATAAAGTAGATGCAACACAAAAG GTGAAGCAGAAATTAAAAGGAAAGAAAGGCCCGGAGGAGCGACGAATCCCAATTTATGGGTTGAAACTAGGATTCGGTGACAAAGACGCTACAAGGGAAAATTTTATCACAGGATTTGGAGATGTAAGACCGGCAGAGAAATCCGTGATACTGAAAAAGGCAAGCGGCTGCTGCAGTCGACTCGCAGACTGCTTCTGCTGCATGTGCTGTATCAAGGCGTGCAACAGGATGAACGACCAGTGCGCCATTGTGATGGCTCAGGTCTGCGCGGCACTGTCGTGCCTTGGCTGCTACGAGTGCTGCGCGGAGGTGTGCTGTGGAGGATCGGAGTCATAG
- the LOC120695583 gene encoding protein NEGATIVE GRAVITROPIC RESPONSE OF ROOTS-like — translation MGIINWMQSRFNNGKQEKRRSEAGVANSARDVPAVRESCRQEHAREEKSPTNGEWPQGLLSIGTLGDEPPPPDGAPRASSQAAADVPDFTIEEVKKLQDALNKMLRRAKSKSSSRGSGATDEDRACSQLPLDRFLNCPSSLEVDRRISMRHAAAGDGGENGEFSPDTQIILSKARDLLVNSNGAAIKHKSFKFLLKKMFACRGGFGPAPSLKDPVESRMEKLFRTMLQKKMSARPSNANAGSSRKYYLEDKPSGRRMIRDRRHEEEDDDKGSDSFKWDKTDTDFIVLEI, via the exons ATGGGG ATCATTAACTGGATGCAGAGTCGCTTCAATAATGGTAAACAAGAGAAGAGACGATCCGAGGCCGGCGTCGCCAACTCCGCTCGCG ATGTCCCTGCTGTCCGAGAGAGCTGCCGCCAAGAACACGCTCGCGAGGAGAAGAGCCCTACAAACGGCGAGTGGCCGCAGGGCCTCCTCTCGATCGGGACGCTCGGggacgagccgccgccgccggatggaGCCCCGCGCGCGTCGTcgcaggcggcggccgacgtGCCGGACTTCACCATCGAGGAGGTGAAGAAGCTGCAGGACGCGCTGAACAAGATGCTCCGGCGCGCCAAGTCCAAGTCCAGCTCCCGCGGCTCGGGCGCCACGGACGAGGACCGCGCCTGCAGCCAGTTGCCACTCGACAGGTTCCTCAACTGCCCCTCCAGCCTCGAGGTGGATCGCCGGATCTCCAtgaggcacgcggcggcgggcgacggcggcgagaacGGCGAGTTCTCGCCGGACACGCAGATCATACTGAGCAAGGCCAGGGACCTCCTCGTCAACAGCAACGGCGCCGCCATCAAGCACAAGTCCTTCAAGTTCCTGCTCAAGAAGATGTTCGCCTGCCGCGGTGGCTTCGGGCCTGCGCCGAGCTTGAAGGATCCAGTCGAATCAAGAATGGAGAAG TTGTTTAGGACGATGCTGCAGAAGAAGATGAGTGCTCGGCCGAGCAATGCCAACGCTGGGTCATCGAGGAAGTACTATCTGGAGGACAAACCGAGTGGGAGGAGGATGATAAGAGATCGTCGTCATGAAGAAGAGGACGATGACAAGGGCTCCGATAGCTTTAAGTGGGACAAAACTGATACAGACT TCATTGTTCTGGAGATTTAG